In the genome of Ferrovibrio terrae, the window TTACGCCAAACCGGGCAACAAATTCTGGCCGACATTACATGACATCGGACTGACGCCGCACCGCTTCGCGCCCGGTGACTATCCGGCGCTGCTGGAGCTGGGCATCGGGCTGACCGATATCAACAAGACGCAGTCGGGCAACGATGACGCGCTCGCGCCCGAGCATGACGATGTGGCCGGGCTGGCCGCCAAGATCGAACGGTATCGCCCGGCCATCCTGGCCTTCACGGCCAAGCGCCCGGCGCAGGTGTTTCTGCGCGACAGCTTCGGCCTGCAGGGCCCGCCACCTTACGGGCTGCAGCCGCAGCGCATCGGGCGCACGCGGCTGTTCGTGCTGCCGTCGACCTCGGGCAGCGGCGTGCGCTACTGGGATATCGCACCGTGGCGGGAGTTGAAGATACTTTTCGACGGCCTTTGAACCAAAGCTGGTCTGCGCCATTTCTCTCTGAAAAGCAGGAGAAACCCCATGACCGAAGGTCGCCCAGCCCTCTTCCCCACCGTGGCCCGCATCTGGCGCGGTCGCGTCAAGCGCGACCGCGCCGACGAATACGCCACCTATCTGTATGAACACGGCATCAAGCCGCTGGAGCAGAAGGCGCAGGGCGTGCAGCTGCTGCGCGAGGATGGCGAGACCGAGAGCGAGTTCGTCACCATCTCGTACTGGGAATCAGTCGAGGCGATGTCGCGCTTCGCCGGACCCGACCCGATGAAGATCCATCACCTGGAGCGCGACAGGGAATTCCTGATCGAGCTGCCGAAAAGCGTGCAGGTGCTGCAGTTCCTGCACAGCCATGGCCGGATGGACCGGAACGGGGAGTGAGGAAGCGAAGACGTGGATGGCCGGAACAAGTCCGGCCATGACAATCTATATTGTGTCATGCCCGGGCTTGACCCGGGCATCCACGTCTTAAGTCTTGATCAGCGCCTTGAGCTGATACAGCAAATCCAGCGCCTGTTTCGGCGACAGTGCGTCGATGTCAGCTTTTTTCAGCGCGCCTTCGACTTCCGAGGGCGGCGCAGCAGCAACCGCTTTCGCCGGCGCAGCCAGCGAGAACAGCGGCAGGTCATCGACCAGCTTGGCCGACCTGCCGGTCTGATCAGACTGCTCCAGCGCATGCAGAACTTCCGACGCGCGCTGCAGCACGCCATCCGGCAACCCGGCGAGCTTCGCCACCTGGATGCCGTAACTGCGGTCGGCCGCACCGGGGCCGACCTCGTGCAGGAAGACCAGCTCGCCCTCCCACTCCTTCACCTTCAGCGTATGATTGGACAGCTGCGGCAGCTTTTCGCTGAGCGCGGTGAGTTCGTGGTAATGCGTGGCAAAGAGCCCGCGGCAGCGGTTCTTTTCATGCAGGTATTCCACCACCGCCCAGGCGATGGAGAGGCCGTCAAACGTCGCGGTGCCGCGGCCGATCTCGTCCAGGATCACCAGCGCGCGGCTGCCCGACTGATGCAGGATCGCGGCGGTCTCGACCATTTCGACCATAAACGTGCTGCGCCCGCGCGCCAGGTCGTCGGCGGCGCCGACGCGGCTGAACAGGCGATCGACCACGCCGAGCTCGGCCTTCATCGCCGGCACGAAGCTGCCCATCTGCGCCAGCACGGCAATCAGCGCGTTCTGGCGCAGGAAGGTGGATTTACCCGCCATGTTCGGGCCGGTGAGCAGCCAGAGCTTCTGGCCTTCCGAGAGATCGCAGTCATTCGCCACGAAACGCTCGCCTTGGCCGGCGCGTTCAAGGGCTGACTCCACCACCGGATGACGGCCGCCGGTGATGCAGAACCTGAGAGAGTCGTCGATCTGCGGTCGCACCCAGCGGCGCTGCACGGCCAGTTCGGCCAAAGCGGATGCGACATCCAGCGCCGCCAGCGCGGCGGCTGCGCGTGTGATCGATTGCGCGTTGCCGAGCACCTCGCTGCACATCCGGTCGAAGATTTCCAGTTCCATGGCCAGCGCGCGGTCGCCCGCCTGGCTGATCCTGCTTTCCAGCTCGCCGAGTTCGGGCGTGGCGTAGCGCATGGCATTGGCCATGGTCTGGCGATGGATATACTGCTGGCCCATCTTCGGCGCATGCGCGGGCGTGATCTCGATGTA includes:
- a CDS encoding mismatch-specific DNA-glycosylase translates to MSDRRPIIPDLLRPGLRLVFCGSALGTASAKAKAYYAKPGNKFWPTLHDIGLTPHRFAPGDYPALLELGIGLTDINKTQSGNDDALAPEHDDVAGLAAKIERYRPAILAFTAKRPAQVFLRDSFGLQGPPPYGLQPQRIGRTRLFVLPSTSGSGVRYWDIAPWRELKILFDGL